The genomic stretch TATTCTAGATATATTGTTACCTTTTTAGTCTAGTTTCTGTAAAAGCAAACATCGGGAGATGACATTAAGTCATCCAACAGCGAATGTAAAAgacaaatgacaagaaaaaatatttcattttggaatttttcgtaaaatacatgaacaaattagtattttgttgttgagaaattaatttgaacttgttttctttcaagttttaaaaaatcataaaacaatgcatctatttttttattttgaccatGTTTCCCCCATTTCAACTTtctgtaaataaatgcaaataaaaaccaAATTTTTATTAGGAATTTGGCAAAAATGTTGTCggtaaaattataattttacttaaaggtgcaatgtgtaaattttagctgcatctagtggtgaggttgcgaattgcaaccaacggcctttaaaaaaaattgtcctttaagggcttctgtagaaaaatggcagcacaaaatggcgacttccatgtaaggggaccttctgtgtatgtagataaaaaggtctcattctaaggtaataaacacataacggttcattatgtaaggtctttatacacccctgataatatagttttgtatcttattttgtatttctgtcatgagatccttctaaaaattacacactgcacctttaagaaaagAAAAGGACCATTAAaattgtctcttaattttttccacagctgtataaataataaacataagTAAAAATAAGCATAGCACCGGTGCTCATCTAATTCTTCATACTCAGCCACAACACATTCATCATCACAAATGTTATCTTGTGACATCAGTGGGAACTGTCCGATCGCTGTGCTCTCTCCCCCGCTATCCCACCTCTCAACAGGGGGCAGTAGAGAACTGACTGACAGCAAAGCATGGCAATGCGCCTGAGCAACTCTCGCAAGATGCTCTTAAAAATCTCTCTGAACGCTGAAgaagaaaagtaaaaaatgaaAGGATCGAGACACGCGTTCAGCGTGTTGGTAAGCAATGCATACTGCCTCCATTCGGTGCTGTAGCCTCCAATATATCCCACAACATGTGTTAGGCTGAATGGCATGAAACAGGCAATGAAGACGAGAAGGGTTCCCACCGCCATCCCGATGGCTCTCCTTCGCTTCATGGTGTTGATGTTGGGTAGATTGTAGAGGATGTGGATGAACTTGATGTAGCAGAAGCAGCAGACGAGAAGCGGCGCACAGAAAAGCACAATGAAAAGCTCCAGACGATACGGCAGAAGGATCCTCAGCTGTTCGTCATTGAATTCCTCGTAGCATGTGTTCCTCTTGGATGTGGCGGTGATGTTCGGGTTTAAATAATGGTATTGCATGACATAGACCATACTGCAGTGCGCAAAGGAAATCAACCAGAAGAAAACGATGGCTATCGCTGCATTTTTGGGATGGCGTTTTAACTTGTATTTTATGGGGAAGGCCACACCCAGGTAGCGCTCGACGGCGATGGCCGTCAGATGAAGGGTGCTGTTGTAGATCATGGAGAAGAAGACAAAACCTGACAGCGGACAGAGGAAGTCTGGCAGGGTCCACTTCAtgtttgccgcctctaccataCGAAACGGCAGAAAGAGGAGGAAGAGCAGGTCTGAAATGGTTAAACTCATTAGGAAGACATCCATAGGGGTGGACCTCTGCCGAATCTTCCGGCAGAAGGTGTAACAAGCCAGGAGGTTGGCAGGAAGACCTGTGATGAGAGTGAATCCATAGACTCCTAACACCAGGTTACTGAGAGTCACTGTCCACGTCATTTCTACCAGCCTTAATAGAGACAAAAAGATTAACAAATGCATAATGTCTCATAATTTAATGATgcgatttggagcatcaaagatTGATTTAAATCGTTCAGATGATTTTACTCAATattatcaaattatattttgaccgaatgttctttacattatgtggaATGTACAAAACaatcataaaaaatgacatACTTACACACGTAAAATTTATCAATACAGaactaaaataattttgtttgcTTACAGCTGCTGAGATGAGAGCTTTGTGAGTCAGTGTCCCTTCAGTAAGACAAACAAATGCTGTTGTGCATCTAAAGAGCATCAACTTTCCAATAAATGAATCAATAGTCTTTTTGGGATTTTGGTGAGTGTAAAATGACACTTATCAAATTTTATAATCAGATAAGTGTATGTCTCTGGTAAAATTCATTTGGACAGTACAACCTTCCCTTAGCAGGCCAGCATTAAATGTGACCTTGTCTGGGTTGACATTGCTACCTTTTAATTTCTAACCCCAAATCTTTAACCTTGTGGTTACACAACCTATAGAAACATATTTTTCATAAGAATTTTCAATAGAAACTAAGTTTCGTTTAATTGCCTAGAGGAAGCATCAGTAATGCAAACAAGCAGcaataaaaatctattttttgaAAGCTGACAAATATTGCATTCATTTGGTCATCGTTTTGCGCgtgtaggtccagaaagctgtttttcaacaatgataagtaaattcctaaagtggtcatttttttcttataacgcgttgtgtttcttgTTTCATTTGTTAAactactgatcaatctacaggttatttaagTGCTGTAACCCATCCTGAAGTTTGCTTTCTCAGAGTAGTGCTGCAACAACGCGTCGACGTcatcgattacgtcgactacgAAAATACGTCGACATGCGTAAAATGCGTCGCCGCGTCACGCTGTTTACATTCATCTCGCGTAATGGCGGCTTCTGCTCCTGGCAGTGTTTTCCACacattgatttgtttgtgtgcgacacaaaatcaacaatggccgcaacatttacatttttattttcatttaaaacggcttcatttattgttgtgagCGCTCGGTGGTGCCTCTTTTgtgcgcgctctctctctctctctctctctctctctctctctctctctctctctctctctctctctctgcgtgAAGCCCATAGACAGCGCCTCTCAtacatgacactgagtgaaagaattaaaagttggctgtgttttccatgcggattcctctgtgtacttgcattttcacgtaaacgtcagatgttactgacagagaagacgactaattcgagtttatcatgaaaggttagcagtgtttttccacacacactggttctctatgtgcttgtgcgcgagctctctctctctcctatgcccgcgcatgccttctgtagtaactctgtggaatggcaatttttttatttgtgccgAATTGTCTGCAATGTCGCGTttataaatcaagattttagaaacttagtagttaaagtaacagctgattggattattgggtcatgtttagtcactattttaatagcctttggggtggtttcctgaacagagattagtttaagccaggactagaccttagtttaattaggaaatataattttaaacaaacatgccttactaaaaacattacttgtgtgcattttgaggacaaactaaaggcattgatgtatttaaagatatgtcagtgcaagatgttttcagtttggacagctcttatatttattttagtctaggactagtctaatccctgtctgggaaaacgccactatatgtctgacaacagaacagataatatgtgaaaatagcattcagttgcgttaaaatacaataaaacaaacaatgactGTCAGATCAGACAGAGAGTAGAAAAACAGATTATCCAACAGATTAAATAGCTAATCAAAAAAATAAcactatattaataataaaaaatagtcgTTAGGGTAGTCGACTAATCTGAAAAATAATTGCTAGATTAGTCGACAGAAGAAatagtcgttagttgcagcTCTATCTCAGAGTTTTtccaaataaaagtaaatcgggtttaaatgtcaggagttcctgtcgTTGTAATACTGTTACATTATGTTGAagatttatattattctaatttgatttaataaaatttttatagTGCTCATAATGttgaaaaaaagttttattctcaacaattcaagTTCTTACTGTCGgactgcttttgaaacatttgatataaactaaaatttaaaatgaaaatgtaatttctttttttttgcaaaataaacgacaaaatatgtttgcagttgcaTATAAACGATTTCATAGccatgtatatttactaaaaacacaaaaaaaatctatcttgtaCTGTTGTGTTACTTTCCTCCAGGCTGACGGGGTCAAAAGTAAATTATACcgagtcgttttacatttgtgcaATATTTTACCTGGTcatgatagaccacacttgtgagttgttggccacagcaaaaatatatctctgcctaaaacattatcttaaaaaataaaaaatttctgAAAAATTATACTTTCGCCCCTGCACTCCCTTATTAGTAATTAAACCTATCTAGGAAATATTAAAGCGAACAACATGTTTGATGAAAAAGCTTCAATATGTTTCacacattatttattaaaatgcacAATGGTGTCATTTTCATTGcacaataatgattttaaagtaaactttaaaaaaaaataaaagaagactTTACCTACCTTAATAATTCAGTGTAACAAATCACTTTCACTCTTAAATGTTGCTTGTGCTTCTTATAAACGGTCTCGTGGTGACATACCTACAGTATAATGACATAACAGGAAAGAAGCAACATTTGCTTCCTATTTTAATTCAACAAGTTATAATTAAATACAATATtatactaacagattaacaacaTTGTTTTTACAGCATGACTATTTAGTATTAATGCAATGACTTTTGAAACACAACTACTATTAGGCTAGATCTATATCTAATTGCAAATGTAAAGTATTTTGAATAGAAGATGTATGCAATAATAGTCAAGTCAAGAGGCTTTATTGTCATTTCAACGTATAGCAATGCAGTACATAATAAAATGAGACAACGTTTCTCCATGACACTGAActacaaaacaacacaaaactaAGGACTCAAAGTATTTTTAACCACATAAAGTGCATGTGTGCAACCTAGTGCAAGACAGAAGAATAGTGCAACAACaatacaaaacaatacaatacaacacTGCCTACAATAAAaagaaataacaacaaaaaatgcCAACCAGGTACTCTCTGCTTAGCCATCATGATACGTTGCATCATTGGAGGAACTAACtcacgactgtttcccgaaagcatagtaactttttCGCTGTAATACATGTCATGGCACAGACCACAGCTCGATAACTGTAGTTTAAACCACACCAGTTTGTAAATGTTCGTTGGAAATTTGGTTTCTGAAAACACAccaattctttaaaaaatgatgTAACAACGGAACTTGCGACTATGGTTGGCAaatgatgcttttgggaaacgcaccagATACAGATTCTGATTACAGAAGAAAGTGCTTGTAAACATCTCTATGTGTTACAGAAGCTGTCTGTACCagtgtggtaaaagtgtaatgTGCAAAGGACAGCATTTAAATATGATgtgcaaagtaacgcataaaacaGCACTGAAATATAATTGACATACATTGACATGTTGAGAGAGATTTGGGTGTACAAGGTGATTTTTATGGCAGCAGGTACAGGTGtatagttgtgtgtgtgtgtgtgtgtgtgtgtgtgtgtgtgtgtgtgtgtgtgcgcgtgcgtgcgtgcgcgtgcgtgcgtgcgtgcgtgtgtgtgtgtgtacctggtaattatcacgttgtggggaccaattgtccccacaaagataggaataccagtgtttttgtgaccttgtggggacattttgacgtccccatgaggaaacaagcttataaatcaaacaaaattatgtatattttgaaaatgtgaagtaggagaagggtttctgtgatggttggggttagggaatggggtaggtaaggggaaaagaatatacagtttgtacggtataaaatgcattacgtgaatggaatgtccccacaaaacatggaaaccagaatgtgtgtgtgtgtgtgtgtgtgcgcgtgtgtatgtatttgtgtactgtgtgtgcgtgcgtgcgtgcctatggtaccaaacagggaatccaccaaacacttccatgttttccctatttaaagactgttacatgaggagttataccagtaagtatggtgccataaaataaaactttttaagtaccataggaatgaatggggctaggctaaatgctaacacattcacaacgtgctgtacagtgcacgcattgaaaaaagataggtatgtattcattcatctaggttgaggtaataacatagtttaatatggcaaaagggtagactattcctttaatcagAAAGTTTAGTCCTAATTGTGTCCACTTGATCTGGAACATCATGTGTTTGGAAATCTTTCTTCAAATGAATCAATACTCAAGTTTTTTACTCTGAATATTGGTCGAATGTTGCAATCAGTTTTACTGGATCtgaatgaacaaataaatgctgaaataaaCACAGCACTTTAAAACAGACAGACCAGATTCCTGGACGTGTCGGCTTTGAGGGGTGTGATGTTGGTAAGGGTCTGGTGTGACATCTGGTAAAATAATGAATGACTGGATCATTAGGAGTTATGAGTAATATGGTTtaactttattaataaaacaatgtataaAGAAATGTTACACATGATTTTACTCATAGCAAATAATATAATGATAGataatgtataaaaataagATAATGCAGCATTGTATCTTAAAGGACAGAGATCagttaaatgtaaaatacagCTGCCACAAACAGGTATTTCAAATACACTTAATGCAAATTATAAAGAATATATATCAAAttcagaatatatatatatatatatatatatatatatatatatatatatatatatatatatatatatatatataatatatatatatatatatatataagtacaTGAAGGTTCTGTATCACATTTGTGGATATTTAAAATAAGTGACCCTTTCTATGAGACTAAATTctcaatctaattatgagattcggagcatcaaagtttgatatcatttttttacataaccttacttagtcaatattaaagatatcaagattgtATGTTCTTTATGGTTTTATGGAGAAAACAGTAAGTCacttcactgcaaaaatgattttcaagaaaaaaattcttagtatttttgtcttaaaaatatctaaaaattcttaaattaagatgcttttttcttgatgagcaaaatgacccaagaaaatttaaatttaagtgattatgttaataaaacaagcaaaaggtCTGCTAacggggtaagcaaaaaatctttaaaaaaaaaattttaaacataaaattcaagaaaaattctagaaaaaattgcttaccccattggcagatttattgcttgttttatgcacaaaaccacttaaatttgatattttttggtcCAAAACTAGACTTCTTTTATTGGGTCGTcctgctcatcaagaaaaagcatcccaatttaagaattttcagatatttgtaaagaaaacaagataaaaaaattcttaaatcatgttttgcagtgtaatatatgactttagctgtgtttttacAGGTAGGCAGTGTCGGCGCCACGAGCGGGCCCTAGGgacttaataattaaaaaaatgtgctgcAAATACATTTGGTTATACAATGAATACTGATTAAAATTCGgagtataattaataaaaaataataattaaaatactaacccacaatgcaatgctaacatagTCAGCCAGTTACATACACAACACAAATTCTATCCCCAGTGTTTTGTCTGCACTGAAAGTTACTGTCACGTTCGGGGGCTCAATCGCCATGCGTGAGAACTCATTTTCTGTCTAAATAATGTATACTTGTAAGTCTTGGCATTTGAGCAAGACAAAGAAATTTCGCGACAAATAAAAGGACGttcttaaaaagttttaaaaagtccTCTCGTCGCCTGCAGCTCTTCTGAAGGTAAACGCATGGTTCATTCTGGTGTTAGATATGTCAGttacattgttttcttttgctgTTATTTGGTTATGTAAGTTACTGGTCTTTATGATTTGCGTGAGTTATCCAGTCTTGCACTTTAACGTCATTATAAgttatggttttactatagtgagGGTTTTATTTGCGACAACATGCAACTTGGCTGGCTGTAACAATCCCGTTAATTTCACGGCTAACTTAGTTGCTATATGAGTAAATATATAGACATTTTGATTTGATGTCttttattagcttatttttaagaaatacaaACCCTCTGGGAAAACGTTTCCAGACgcgttaaaacaagttaaaagtcAAAAGACGAACATTCGGTTTAATCATTGTACATACAATCTCATATACgttattaattatgcatatttattctgtattaatTCGTAGGTATTAAATTGTCCCTGTTAACGTGACTCGCTCACAGTACCTGGGTGAGGCTGTTTTTCAGGCGGTTGTTTAAGGAATAAAATACCTTTgaatgttgcgactggccaatcagtaccaagcattttacagtgccatgttaataataaaataataagatgAACCAGGTGCCCCCCTAGTAAAACAGGAGGCCCCCTCATTCTGTATTCTCTGGCGCCGACACTGCAGGTAGGGTCACATACAGAATGTGCAAATGTTTTGCATTCAGCATCCACTTGAATTTCTCTGTGGTCTGAGTACTAAGAATAACTTCAGTCACATCAATGCATCAGAATTTCATGAAGTTGGCTCTAGCTTTCATTTACATCTATTGATGACATAATAAACATGCAAAAAGAAACAGCACTGATGCTTATATAAGCCCCGGCGATTCTCAGCCACAGCCATCAACACATCCACCACCGCAAATGTTATGTTGTGACATCTTCGGGAACTGTCAGATCTCTGTGCTCTTTCCTCTGCTGTCTCACCTTCAGCAGGGGGCAGTAGAGAGCTGAGTGGCAGGAAAGCATGGCCATGCGCCTGATCAGCTCTCGCAAGATGCTCTTGAGAGTCTCTCTGAATGCTGAAGAAGAAAAGTAGAAGATGAAAGGATCGAGACACGCATTCAGCGTGCAGGTAACCAAAGTATATAGCCTAACTTCGTATTTGCCCAAAAATCTCCGAAATTGTAATATGTTGAAGGGCATGAAACAGATAATAAACATCAGCAGTGTTCCCAAAGCAATCCCGATGGCTCTCATTCGCTTCATGGTGTTGATGTGTGGTAGATTGTAGAGGATGTGAATGAACTTGATGTAGCAGAAGCAACAGATGAGAAGCGGTGCACAGAAGAGCACAATAAAAATCTCCAGGCGAACCTTGCTGTGGATTAACAGCTGATTGTTGCTGAATTCCTCACCGCACACGCTGGTGGACTCCAGGACTGAATAATATTCAATTCGCATAATGTAGACGATGCTGCAGTGCGCAAAGGAAATCAACCAGAAAAAAACCACAGCTATCGCCGCATGTCTGGGATTGCGTTTTAACTTGTATTTTATGGGAAAGGCCACACTAAGGTAGCGCTCGACGCTGATGGCCGTCAGATGAAGGGTGCTGTTGTAGATGGTGGAGTAGTAGATAAAACCCGACAGCGGACAGAGAAAGTTCGGCAGCGTCCACTTCATGTTTGCCGCCTCTATCATACGAAATGGCAGAAAGAGCAGGAAAACCAGGTCTGAAATAGTTAAACTCAGTAGGAGGACATCTATAGGGGTGGACCTCTGGCGAATCTTCCGGCAGAAGGTGTAAAAAGCCAGGAGGTTGGCAGGAAGACCTGTGATGAGAGTGAATCCATAAATTCCTAACACCAGGTTACTGAGAAGCACTGTCCACGCCATTTCTACAACCCTGGAATAGAAACAACAATAATGAATGCATGAACCATTGAAGTATTTTGAATCATTTTCACATCTGCTGTCACACAGTATGTGACctttctgtgaaatccaggcccAAAGATATCAATTCTGATAATCTAATGAAAAGATCTGCAGCATCGACGTTTGATGCAAAGATATTAACgttattttcacacaatgttctttacggttttatgtagaaaacaataaatcataaaaacGTACTGTGAATTTTCACATACTAGGTCAAATTACATGCATACTGGTCACCCCACCAGCCTGACTAGCTGAAACATACTATTTTAACTGTGCTAGATCAGTATTAACCAACATAACCAAGTGTGTCCCAACATAGAAAATCATCATGTTTTGATCTAGATTTAATCAGCACTTTTAAAGGGAACacactataaaaatatatgcaaaaataacacaaaatacactggaaaaaaatgattcattgaatttaatcaattttttaaggtaagtggttgcaatcaatttatttaagctacatttaaacaaaaaaaaattagtaaagtaaaataaaatataaacttttgtttaattgattgcaaccacttaccttaaaaaaattgattaaattcaatgaatcatttttttcagtgtactcaCAAACACTTTAATACAGagctaaaataaatgtgtttgctTACAGCTGCTGAGATGAAAGTCACTAAACAATTGTGAGTCATTTTCTGGGCCTTCAGCAAGACAACACATGCTGTTGTGCAAAAAACTTGCTTTTTCAATGAATGTGaatcaagtaaaaaaaatgccCACAGGACTTTTGATTCACTCTTGATTTCACATTCattgaaaaagtttttttgcacAACAGCATGTGTTGTCTTGCTAAAGGCCCAGAAAATGACTCACAATTGTTTAGTGACTCTCATCTCAGCAGCTGTAagcaaacacatttattttagctCTGTATTAAAGTgtttgtgagtattttgtgttatttttgcaGAAAAAGATTTGggaaaatgaaaaaagaaaaacaattggCAAATTACGCAATTTAAAAATGGCATTTAAAATTATGGGAACATGTTATAAGGTTGCATTATAAACATGACTAAATGCGTtacaacaaacaatgaacaatacagtTTTTCAGCATATaataattcttgttaatgttagttaatgtcaatacagttattcatgttagttcaaggtgcattaattaatattttatatattttttgtatcattttttataattttatatatttctgtATAAATAAATTAGGATACattcttattttaaatttttaacagAATGATTAATGAATGTAATATTTTATAGTTTAatttatatgttttaaatcaataattaaataaagagtttaaaatatatatattttttaatttaaaagatgattttaaattcacaaatgtatttttaccttcatttttaagaacattaaaggaatagtctactcattttcaatattaaaatatgttattaccttaactaagaattgttgatacatccctctatcatctgtgtgcgtgcacgtaagcgctggagcgcgctgcgacgcttcgatagcatttagcttagccccattcattcaatggtaccatttagagataaagttagaagtgaccaaacacttcaacgtttttcctattttaaagcgtaactaaacccctggtcagagcctgactccacccactgcaatatttgaaaaatgcaagaaaagtgggcagatcccaacggagatagaggggacgaactaagctcgtaccaagtgtgtggtgagatcgtaacaagggcgtggtgagcgtgaacctgcttacgtcacgagtcattttttggacccaacatccaataggaaaattcaactgcagtagccaccgttcaacctgaagagggcagcactcagacgtttttacatcatatattttagtattgaaacactttatatccaaatgtcaaaaaacttacttaaatcaatgaacagcactaataaaccatcattcttaaagatcattaactaaaaaaagttggattagggtttagttactctttaagacgagtagttatacgagcaagtttggtggtataaaataaaatgtagcgcttttctaagcggatttaaaagaggaactatattttatggcgtaatagcacttttgggagtacttcgactcggcgcagtaacaccctccatctcccattatgagagtgagaaggggagcagacttttcaggcgagtcgaggTGCTCCCAAGAGTGCTATTGCGCCATAagtgtagttcctcttttaaatccgcttagaaaagtgctactttttattgaaaatgagtaggctattcctttaataaaagaaaaacatcattCAACATGTGCAttaatttgtttcatttttatgttTGAATCAATAAATCACTAAATTAAttctacattttatttttaggcGGCACCCCTAGCCCTTCCTTTAATTACCTTGAACAATCATGAACACTGCAAACAAGTATTGTTTGAGGAAAAATCTTGTAAGTATTCCTTGATGTCTGATATACTGTGTGTGATGGAGcaaaatgcatttcattgtATTGTACTAAATCAAtatgacaataataataaataaataataataagagttTTATGGCAATGAGAAACTTCAATATGTTTCacacattatttattaaaattgaCATGGTACAATGATTTTACAGTCACAAAGTGAACTTGAAGAAATGAAAGAAGCAAACCCTaaatacctttaaaaaaaaccttaCCTTAATAATTCAGTGTCACAGATCACTTTCTTTCTTAAATTTTGCATGTGCTTCTTATATAGGGTCTCATTGTGACAGTATAATTACATAACAGGAAAGAAGCAACATTTGCTTCCTGTTTTACTATAAACAGCAAAATATATGACAATATTATACTAACACATTAAAATATACACATGACATATTAAGGTATGAAACACTGAACTTTATATGTCAAGCCAATTGGATTATACTTACAAATTTGGCACAGAGCAAGATAGGGAGAGATTTCAAGGCTGGAATTTACAGTGGCTTTTTTGTTTTGGAGACCCTGCGGATCATGGCTCATGACGCCATCATGAATCCCCTTAATGTGCACAGGCAACTTAACAACATAAGTCATTAAACTTGAATGACATCAgctgacttaaaaaaaattaatttataactTATAACTTAACTTATTTAGTAATGTGAACCGGATTTTTTCACGCTGTGACTTGCTTAAACTAAtgatgttcattttttacacctGTAGGAAACATACAACAACGCTTTTACACACACAATGTCTGGAACTGAAAGGAATATTGGaaagcttaaaggaacagtatgtaagaaatgtatatcaattaatcataaaatggccctgatatgtcactagacagtaccagttttagccacaagttttgtgattgcagtaccagttttggccacaatcccatactgttcctttaaacacaaATTTCAGCGAGCTGTGCACTGAGCCGTCAAGGGTTTGCAAAATGGTTGTGGATTGTGTGGTTCTTTTCAACATGTCAAAGACGTAGTCTGCCTTTGAAAAGGATGAAGTGGAGAGCCATGAAGCAGAAGTGGCTCATGAAGCAATTCTGCAACAAGATTCCCAGCAGGCTGGATTTGCTGTCAGAGATGCAATTGgtgataaaatgtattattattatttttattattattattagtagtagtaggagtagtagtagtagtagtagtaatagTATTGATGTGATTTTTTGTCCAACAAGTAAGTCTACACATATGAACaaaacttttatgaattttgaagtaAAAATTCGGCTTTTATATTTTCTAGTAAACGCATTTGCACTTCAAAATTCATACAATTTGTATTCATCTGTGCAAATTACCTTGTTGGAGAAAACATGTAAGTGTCtttaacttttgttaaacagagagcttatttttgca from Misgurnus anguillicaudatus chromosome 10, ASM2758022v2, whole genome shotgun sequence encodes the following:
- the LOC129447648 gene encoding free fatty acid receptor 3-like; translation: MTWTVTLSNLVLGVYGFTLITGLPANLLACYTFCRKIRQRSTPMDVFLMSLTISDLLFLLFLPFRMVEAANMKWTLPDFLCPLSGFVFFSMIYNSTLHLTAIAVERYLGVAFPIKYKLKRHPKNAAIAIVFFWLISFAHCSMVYVMQYHYLNPNITATSKRNTCYEEFNDEQLRILLPYRLELFIVLFCAPLLVCCFCYIKFIHILYNLPNINTMKRRRAIGMAVGTLLVFIACFMPFSLTHVVGYIGGYSTEWRQYALLTNTLNACLDPFIFYFSSSAFREIFKSILRELLRRIAMLCCQSVLYCPLLRGGIAGERAQRSDSSH
- the LOC129448786 gene encoding free fatty acid receptor 2-like codes for the protein MAWTVLLSNLVLGIYGFTLITGLPANLLAFYTFCRKIRQRSTPIDVLLLSLTISDLVFLLFLPFRMIEAANMKWTLPNFLCPLSGFIYYSTIYNSTLHLTAISVERYLSVAFPIKYKLKRNPRHAAIAVVFFWLISFAHCSIVYIMRIEYYSVLESTSVCGEEFSNNQLLIHSKVRLEIFIVLFCAPLLICCFCYIKFIHILYNLPHINTMKRMRAIGIALGTLLMFIICFMPFNILQFRRFLGKYEVRLYTLVTCTLNACLDPFIFYFSSSAFRETLKSILRELIRRMAMLSCHSALYCPLLKVRQQRKEHRDLTVPEDVTT